The following proteins come from a genomic window of Pseudomonas sp. Z8(2022):
- the ureC gene encoding urease subunit alpha: MKINRQAYADMFGPTVGDKVRLADTDLWVEVEKDFTTYGEEVKFGGGKVIRDGMGQGQLCAAEVVDTLITNALIIDHWGIVKADVGLKDGRIAAIGKAGNPDIQPDVTIAIGAGTEVIACEGMILTAGGIDTHIHFICPQQIEEALMSGVTTMIGGGTGPATGTNATTCTSGPWHMARMLQAADAFPMNLGFTGKGNASLPEPLIEQVKAGAIGLKLHEDWGTTPAAIDNCLSVADQYDVQVAIHTDTLNESGFVETTLAAFKGRTIHTYHTEGAGGGHAPDIIRACGFANVLPSSTNPTRPFTRNTIDEHLDMLMVCHHLDPSIAEDVAFAESRIRRETIAAEDILHDLGAFSMISSDSQAMGRVGEVITRTWQTADKMKKQRGPLPEDAPGNDNFRAKRYIAKYTINPAITHGISHEVGSVEVGKWADLVLWRPAFFGVKPTLILKGGAIAASLMGDANASIPTPQPVHYRPMFASYAGSRHATSITFISQAAFDAGVPEQLGLKKKIGVVKGCREVQKSDLIHNGYLPNIEVDPQNYQVRADGQLLWCEPAEVLPMAQRYFLF; encoded by the coding sequence ATGAAAATCAACAGACAAGCCTACGCCGACATGTTCGGCCCCACCGTCGGCGACAAGGTGCGCCTGGCCGACACCGACCTGTGGGTCGAAGTCGAGAAGGACTTCACCACCTACGGCGAAGAAGTGAAGTTCGGCGGCGGCAAGGTGATCCGCGACGGCATGGGCCAGGGCCAACTGTGCGCCGCCGAGGTGGTCGACACCCTGATCACCAATGCCCTGATCATCGACCACTGGGGCATCGTCAAGGCCGACGTCGGCCTCAAGGACGGGCGCATCGCCGCCATCGGCAAGGCCGGCAACCCGGATATCCAGCCTGACGTGACCATCGCCATCGGCGCCGGTACCGAGGTGATCGCCTGCGAGGGCATGATCCTCACCGCCGGCGGCATCGACACCCACATCCACTTCATCTGCCCGCAGCAGATCGAAGAAGCGCTGATGAGTGGCGTCACCACCATGATCGGCGGCGGCACCGGGCCGGCCACCGGCACCAACGCCACCACCTGCACCTCCGGGCCGTGGCACATGGCGCGCATGCTGCAAGCCGCCGACGCCTTCCCGATGAATCTGGGCTTCACCGGCAAGGGCAACGCCTCTCTGCCCGAGCCGCTGATCGAGCAGGTCAAGGCCGGCGCCATCGGTCTGAAGCTGCACGAGGACTGGGGCACCACCCCGGCGGCCATCGACAACTGCCTGTCGGTCGCCGATCAATACGACGTGCAGGTGGCGATCCACACCGACACGCTGAACGAGTCCGGCTTCGTCGAAACCACCCTGGCCGCGTTCAAGGGAAGGACCATCCACACCTACCACACCGAGGGCGCCGGCGGCGGCCACGCCCCGGACATCATCAGGGCCTGCGGCTTCGCCAATGTGCTGCCGTCCTCGACCAACCCGACCCGACCGTTCACCCGCAATACCATCGACGAGCACCTGGACATGCTGATGGTCTGCCACCACCTCGACCCGAGCATCGCCGAGGACGTGGCCTTCGCCGAGAGCCGCATCCGTCGCGAGACCATCGCAGCGGAAGACATCCTCCACGACCTTGGCGCCTTCTCCATGATCAGCTCCGACAGCCAGGCCATGGGCCGTGTCGGCGAAGTGATCACCCGCACCTGGCAGACCGCCGACAAGATGAAGAAGCAGCGCGGCCCGCTGCCCGAGGATGCGCCAGGCAACGACAACTTCCGCGCCAAGCGCTACATCGCCAAGTACACCATCAACCCGGCGATCACCCACGGCATCAGTCATGAAGTGGGTTCGGTGGAAGTGGGTAAGTGGGCCGACCTGGTGCTCTGGCGCCCGGCCTTCTTCGGCGTCAAGCCGACGCTGATTCTCAAGGGCGGGGCCATCGCCGCCAGCCTGATGGGCGACGCCAACGCCTCGATCCCGACCCCGCAGCCGGTGCACTACCGGCCGATGTTCGCCAGCTACGCCGGCAGCCGTCATGCCACCAGCATCACCTTTATCAGCCAGGCAGCGTTCGACGCCGGCGTGCCCGAGCAGCTCGGACTGAAGAAGAAGATCGGCGTGGTCAAGGGCTGCCGCGAGGTGCAGAAGAGCGACCTGATCCACAACGGCTATCTGCCGAACATCGAGGTCGATCCGCAGAACTATCAGGTCAGGGCCGATGGCCAGCTGCTCTGGTGCGAGCCGGCCGAAGTGCTGCCGATGGCGCAGCGCTACTTCCTGTTCTGA
- a CDS encoding hemerythrin domain-containing protein: MTIFEALRISHDIQRELARKLVATQGDSPERHALFSQLKQELAVHSVAEERHFYIPLMQQDAGVDLSRHAIAEHHEMDEMVEGLEETDPSSPSWLAQAKALAEKVEHHLKEEERTFFQMAGKLLNDRQKERLAGDYLSAYDEMKQDS, from the coding sequence ATGACGATTTTCGAAGCCTTGCGCATCAGCCACGACATCCAGCGCGAACTGGCGCGGAAACTGGTCGCCACCCAGGGCGACAGCCCCGAACGCCACGCCCTGTTTTCCCAGCTCAAGCAGGAACTAGCCGTGCATTCGGTGGCCGAGGAGCGCCATTTCTACATTCCCCTGATGCAGCAGGATGCGGGCGTTGATCTGTCGCGCCATGCGATCGCCGAACATCACGAGATGGACGAAATGGTCGAGGGGCTGGAGGAAACCGATCCCAGCAGCCCCAGCTGGCTGGCGCAAGCCAAGGCACTGGCGGAGAAGGTCGAGCATCACCTCAAGGAAGAAGAGCGCACCTTTTTCCAGATGGCCGGCAAGCTGCTCAACGACAGGCAGAAGGAGCGCCTGGCCGGCGACTATCTGAGTGCCTACGACGAGATGAAGCAGGATTCCTGA